One stretch of Streptomyces sp. NBC_01363 DNA includes these proteins:
- a CDS encoding GlxA family transcriptional regulator codes for MPHRIAVLALDGLLPFELGIPQRIFGRAFGIEPHNEGRSLYEVVTCSVRPPGPVRTDADFTITVERGPEALATADTVVIPASYELGPVHSEGRLTEELAAAFAHIRPGTRMVSICTGSYVLAAAGYLDGRPATTHWWHADHFQQLFPEVRVDPDVLFIDDGDVLTSAGVAAGIDLCLHIVRRDHGTAVANDVARRTVVPPHRDGGQAQYIQRPVPENRFATTTTARTWALGRLERPILLRDMAQQESMSVRTFTRRFREEVGVSPVQWLTRQRVERARHLLESTDLSIDQVAREAGFGTPTSLRQHLQAALGVSPTVYRRTFRAGRV; via the coding sequence ATGCCGCACCGAATCGCCGTCCTGGCCCTCGACGGGCTGCTCCCCTTCGAACTGGGCATCCCCCAGCGGATCTTCGGCCGCGCGTTCGGCATCGAGCCGCACAACGAGGGCCGCAGTCTGTACGAAGTCGTGACCTGTTCCGTCCGCCCGCCGGGCCCGGTCCGTACCGACGCGGACTTCACGATCACCGTCGAGCGCGGGCCCGAGGCCCTGGCCACCGCCGACACGGTGGTGATCCCCGCCAGTTACGAACTCGGCCCGGTCCACTCGGAGGGCAGGCTCACCGAGGAGCTGGCCGCCGCGTTCGCCCACATCAGGCCGGGGACCCGGATGGTCTCGATCTGCACGGGCAGCTATGTACTGGCCGCCGCCGGATATCTCGACGGGCGCCCCGCCACCACCCACTGGTGGCACGCCGACCACTTCCAGCAGCTCTTCCCCGAGGTCCGGGTCGACCCGGACGTCCTGTTCATCGACGACGGGGACGTCCTGACCTCCGCCGGGGTCGCCGCCGGGATCGACCTCTGCCTGCACATCGTGCGTCGCGACCACGGCACCGCCGTCGCCAACGACGTCGCCCGCCGCACGGTCGTGCCCCCGCACCGGGACGGCGGGCAGGCGCAGTACATCCAACGCCCGGTGCCCGAGAACCGGTTCGCGACCACGACCACCGCGCGCACCTGGGCGCTCGGGCGGCTGGAACGGCCGATCCTGCTGCGCGACATGGCACAGCAGGAGTCGATGAGCGTGCGGACCTTCACCCGCCGGTTCCGGGAGGAGGTCGGGGTCAGTCCCGTCCAGTGGCTGACCCGGCAGCGGGTCGAACGGGCCCGGCACCTGCTGGAGTCGACGGACCTGTCGATCGACCAGGTGGCACGGGAGGCGGGTTTCGGGACGCCCACGTCGCTGCGGCAGCATCTCCAGGCGGCGCTGGGGGTGTCCCCCACGGTGTACCGGCGCACCTTCCGCGCCGGGAGGGTCTGA